The genomic region tttctttaatgGAATCTGATAACAAGTCTGGTGTGGAGTTAAGTGAACAtgctattttcttgatttcattgACTTCTGCAATGAGGACTTCATGAAGAGAGGAAAGTGTGGCTTTTTCACTAAGATTTTCTTCTGTACTATTAGGCCAAATTTCTGTTGTTGATATTGGTGTTGCTGGTGGTTCCTCTGTCACCTCGGTGTAATCTCGAGGTGGTGATGGTGGCGGAGTGACTTCACCGACATCCCTTGACGGTGGTGGTGAAACTACCAATGATTCAGCAAACTGCATATCATGGTCATCAAATATAACCTTAATTCCACCATATTCGTCCTCGTTTTCGCGGTGGTGGAAAGCAGAGGAGGCAGCTATCAACACAATCATGAAGTTGATCATGATGCAAATGTATAGAGGAGAAGACAAGAAACAGCTGAGACAACTCCAGAATCCCACCAAGCTGGGGAACACAATCTCACATGAGTAAGGCACAACAGCCCCTTTCACCATCACAAGAGTAGAAATCAGCCCTGCtgacagcagcagcagctccAAGGCCTTAATGGAAGCCTTCAGCATTCTGCTATTGCTCTGTGGCAAACTCTCCACAAACAACAATGCCATTTTCAACCAACGCCCTTTTGAAGCTAGACCTGGCCTCAGTACAACTCCTCCACAAAGACAACAAAGAGAGCAGACATTCTTGTCTTTTGTTGTCTTTACAGACTAGCAACTGCTCAGAATATTACAAGAACTTGCAagttaaaaacacaaaagagaGAGCAACAGCTGAAGAAGGGGTTTAAGTACTGAACAAGCTGATTATTACATCCTCTGATTAAATCCTGGCCCTTCTTGtccctttttcttgattatgtttacttttttttctttcctaatCAGCAACATCTCTAACCATCTTGTTGACCtgccattaaaattttacaaggGTGGGACTTAAATATTGTGGCTTTTGTACACTTCTCATCAACTTCTCCAGTCTTTGACATTACCTCAGTTTTAATCACAAAGTTAAGGTTTCCTAATTACGAGATTCGTTAACTGTTAATTGTAACAGCTATCAATGGTTTAgataagggataatttgctttattttttaaaacacaacaggaataaacttcatttttctcgacgattcttaattatataattgcttagttaatattattgaaaattaggATTGatattctaattaaaataccaaaatagaAAGAGATATGAGTAAAAAGATTGAAGTTGGTAATGGGCTGATCATTCATCAAATAGACATTATAGAAATGTTAAGTAATGGGAGATATTTTGGTGGTCTTTTTGTAAGAAATGactttgtgtatatatatataccagtGATGTAACTTAAATCAATAGTCAAATTGAGCATTGCTGTCAGatgaagtattttttaaaacattatgaaaattacCCTGAAATTGGccaatattaattagtattaatccAATAGTTGTCTTGGAAAATCTTATGAGATAACTCATTAATCTAATAGTAATTAAGTTAGTCTGTGAGTCAAAATCCACTAATGTTGCTATTTCACAATAGACATCAATGtgttacttttaaattatttgtcacaaatcttacatgattttattcaatttacaattaaaaagactgatcattcttttttttaagtgagtcgattatataaaattactcgAGATCATAACAATTTGCCTAGCCTAGCTATCCCAACGTGATGGGGATGTCGTAAGAAAGAGGAGATTAAACAAAGCTTTACCAGTTGGTCGCATGGTAGGTCGTTAATCGAAGAGCAAAAGAACATCTACAAGGTCGTAGGCCAAGGTTGTGGAATCATATGTGGCATATTGTGGCTTGATGACGTCTCAATCGGGCTAAGCGGACCCGGATCCAACCCACAATACTCCTCGAACAGGTGTCTGTCGAAGAAACAACTTAGTCATTGCATGGGTTAGCATGGAGGTGACACATGTTCCGAAGGTGGGCCCCAGTCCCCATTgtctataaatactccaacCCACAGTGAGGGAATGTACACATTCTACACACATTACTCACTTATTTAGATCGCCAGCATTTTACCTTCGACCCAAGTatctgacttaagcatcggagtaTTGTCGTCGGGACGATCCCGActagttttttgttttattttcagataacAGATCCAAATTGGTGACGTGGGAAGGTCATGATCGTTGATCGTGGTCAAACGTGATCGAGGCGGATCACAACGTCTTCGTAGAACTATCAGTCCAGAAATAGCTAAAACATAGGCGGCACCAGCAGCAATCGACTTAGGACTTAGATTTTATTGGAACAAAATTGTTGTCGAAGGAGATTGTGCTAACCTTATCATGCAACTGGTAGATAGCGGAGGCTACTCGTCTTCCATGGAAGTTCTAATCCACGACATCTTCACACTCTATCCATGTTTTCTCTTGCTCATTTCCTTTAGTTCGTAGACAAGAAAATTGTgttgcatattctctagcacGCTCTGCTGTTAATTTTGCTAAAGGTCATACGGATCTTCCTCTTCATTGTATTGAACGTCTATCGGAAGATTTATCTAGTTTATAATATCTTTCATTTATCgtagaaaaaagaaatcacactatataaaacatatatatatatatataattcctAGTTAGGACAAAATTGGAGTTGTCTAGCTAACTAGGGTTTaattacctatatatatatagatggacaatttaattttggtaggTAGGTTAAAGGGTCATGATTAATAGACGTAGACAAAAACATAGCACTAATGTTAtggttaattataattaggatcccaccatatatatatatatatatatgattacatAGATTGCATTAATGTatggattaaatgcaattttgttcCTTTAACTATAGTCAAATCCCgttttagttttttaacttgttaggatttggatttggtcctctatgtattttaattgctcaattttgggACTTTTTTGGCCAAAAAAGTATCCAGTTTGCCAGAAAATCAATCCATTTTCGCCCTAGTTTCACCACAATCTTCTTTCTAAAAAATCGCCACCGTCACTCAAAATTATCGAGAGCCATATATACCGTTCGACTCCCAAGCTCAAGACGAACAAAACCCTTCAATCAATTTCAGGTTTCGATCACCACAAAGATTGGACTTTCACCTTCACCGCTTTAGCCTCTTCGTGTCGATTCGCCAAGGTCCGTACGAACGGCGGTCACGGACCACCATAGTTCAACTCGCCTCTTCTTTGCGAGTCTAACGAGATAAGTCTCAGCCATTTTCATCAACGTGGTGCGGAGATCCAAGTATTTGAAGTTCACGACCACCGTCTGAACGATTCTTGATCGCGAACTACCACCCCTCTTTTTCCGCCACcttctttctaaaaatttgcCACCATCACTCAAAATTGTCGAGAGCCACATATACCGTTCGACTCCCAAGCTCAAGAGGAACAAAATCCCTCAATCAATTTCAGGTTTCGATCACCATAAGGATTGGACTTTCACCTTCACCGCCGCAGCCTCTTCACGTCGATTCGCCGCGATCCGTACGAACGGCAGTCGCGAACCACCACAGTTCAACTCACCTCTTCCTTGCGAGTCTAACGAGATAAGTcccatccattttcatcaacgtGGTGCGGAGATCCAAGGATTTGAACTTTACGGCCACCTTCCGGCGGACTGGAtatttttgcaacaaaaatagttcaaaaattgagcaattaaaatacacCAAATTCAAACCCTAACAaattaaagaactaaaatagGATTTGACTATAGTtaaagaaccaaaattgcatATACTCCTTAATGTATGCTACCTTAAATTATGCTAAAGATcaaaactatttaaatatttgtttgaataaGAACAGACTCGACATcgttttgaatttctttttctgttttctttttctaatttgaatttgatatgtgatattaatttaatatcctttttcttatatatacagAGAATATGAATTAATACAATTAGGTGTACATCATGAGCTCaacacattatttaattactaatcacttattgatattgattatgaagatttgaattataagttgtaataatttttattagatattgatagaatagaaatgattgtaattaatttattttaattaataataatttatcacttttattaaaaaaataaaaaattatttcaaaattttgttttaattaagctgcaatttgtaatttaggctaattttaaaatataatgtgagatgcacatatcaaataatataaatatgaaattaaaaatccatttaactcatatatatatatatatatatatatatatatagtggtgTGGGTGTGAGTGCGGGTGCAGGTGCGTgggcggtggtggtggtggtggcgggCCACCACTCGCGGC from Sesamum indicum cultivar Zhongzhi No. 13 linkage group LG3, S_indicum_v1.0, whole genome shotgun sequence harbors:
- the LOC105157495 gene encoding uncharacterized protein LOC105157495 codes for the protein MALLFVESLPQSNSRMLKASIKALELLLLSAGLISTLVMVKGAVVPYSCEIVFPSLVGFWSCLSCFLSSPLYICIMINFMIVLIAASSAFHHRENEDEYGGIKVIFDDHDMQFAESLVVSPPPSRDVGEVTPPPSPPRDYTEVTEEPPATPISTTEIWPNSTEENLSEKATLSSLHEVLIAEVNEIKKIACSLNSTPDLLSDSIKEIMVTTDFPPLPRKGKEVFKEEEEAASDLSDYKENEDEDTLDATWKAITGGGQQRPKREQLKKSETWDVPPRRSTASVQRLDSEELLPSTPKWKELRKAVTFNDAVSVTRRGGLRRDPSMSITELNKQFEAFIKKFNDSIRLQRQESHKRFLEKFNQGL